Sequence from the Actinomyces slackii genome:
GCCAGCTGCAGCCAGGCCTGGGTCAGGCGCAGGCGGTCCACCCTGCAGGTGGCTGTCGCCGTCTCCTGCAGCTCCCATCGCCTGTCTCCCAGGGCCTGGGCCTTGTCGAAGACCCCCAGCGTCAGGTCCTCGACGTCCACCTCCTCGGGGATGATGAGATCGGCGCCCGTGGACTTCGCCAGCAGCAGCAGGTCGTTGACCAGGATGCCCATGCGATCCAGCTCCTCGATGGCCAGGGTCTGGGTCTGGGTGACATCCTCGGCGTCCTGGGGGTCCAGGAGCTCAAGATGCCCCCGGATGATCGTGATGGGCGTGCGCAGCTCGTGGCCGATGTCATCGAGCAGGCTGCGCTCGGCCTCCACCGAGCGCTGGACCCGGTCCAGCATCCAGTTGATGGTCTGGGCCAGGACGCTGAGGTCGTCCCGCCCCCGCACCGGGACCCGGGAGGTCAGGTCGTTGTCCCCTATCGACTCGGTGGCGCGCCGCAGCTCGCCGATGGGGCGCAGCAGCCGCTCGACGCCGAACCAGCTCAGGGCGGAGACCAGGGCTATGGTGAACACCGCCGAGGCCGCGTAGAGGAGCATGGTGCGCCTGAGCTCCTGGCCCGCGGCGTCCAGGTCGATGATGTGGACCAGGGCGGCCTGGGCTCTGCCGTCCCGCAGGGGAACCACCATCACCCGATAGGAGCCCTTGTCCGTCTCCATGGTGGTGATCACCGACTCGTCGGCCACCACGTGGGGCTCGAGCGCCTCGACCAGCTGGGCATCCTGGTCCGGCCTGAGCGTCGTGTTCTCAGCGGGACGCCATTTGACCTCCCGGCCCACGAATCCCAGCTCGCTCTCCCCGGGATGGATGACCGCGCGCTGGATGTGGGTGTAGACCACCTGTGAGGCATTGGTGAACCGGGCGCCGGTCGAGGGATCCACCCCCTGGGTGGCCAGCACCCTGAAGCGATTCCGGTTGCGCTCCAACTGCTCATCGATCTCGGCGCGCAAGCTGCTCTGGCCCAGGAGCCACACGATCGTGCCCGACATGGCCAGGGCGATGGTGGCCACCAGGATGATGGCCGCCATGACCCGGGTCCCGACGGTGAAGGTCGGTGCGATCTGCTCGGCGCGCACGGGACCATTGTGCCCGGTGCCCGGCCCCTGCCCCAGCATGATGCGGCTACCGGCCCATGCCGGTGTAGGACCACCCGGCGGCCCGCCACGCCTGGGGATCCAGGGCATTGCGGCCGTCGATGATGATCGGGCGGGCCACCAGCTCAGCGGCTCGGGCCGGGTCGAGCTCGACGAACTGCTGCCACTCGGTCAGCAGCAGGACCAGCTCGGCGCCCTTGAGGGCCTCCTCGACGTCGACCTGCGGCAGCAGGCCGGGATGGGACTGCGCCACGCCGTCCAGTGCCTTGGGATCGCAGATGGTGACCGTGGCCCCCAGCTGGGCCAGCCGGTCGGCCACATCCAGGGCGGGGGAATCGCGCCGATCATCGCTGTTGGGCTTGAAGGCGGCCCCCAGGATCGTCACCGCCATGCCCTCCATGCCCTCCATGCCCTTGACGCCCTCCGGGCCGCCCTGGGCGTGCTGGACGGCCAGCTCGACGATGTGCTCGCGCTGCGCCTGGTTGATGGCATCGACCTGGGCGAGCAGATCGGCCAGGGCATCGACTCCCATGGAGACGGCCGAGGCCCGCAGGGCGCGGATGTCCTTGGGCAGGCAGCCGCCCCCGAATCCCACGCCCGCCTGCAGGAAGCGGTGGCCGATGCGCTGGTCGTGCCCCAGCGCCTGGGCGAGCACCGTGACGTCGGCCCCTGCGGCCTCGCACATGGCCGACATGGCGTTGATGAAGCTGATCTTGGTGGCCAGGAAGGAGTTGGCGGCGGTCTTGACCAGCTCGGCGGTGGCGTAGTCCATGGTGATTCGCGGGATGCCCTCGGCCAGGAGCTCGGCGTAGACCGTGTCGAGGCTCTGGCATGCCGCCCGGGCCTGGTCGGGGTCATCGGGGAGGCCATAGACGATCCGGTCGGGGTGGAGGGTGTCCTTGACGGCCAGTCCCTCGCGCAGGAACTCGGGGTTCCACACCACGTGGGCGCGGCCGGCCAGGCGGCGGGCCACCTCGCGGGCGGTTCCCACCGGCACCGTTGACTTGCCCACCACCAGGGGGCTGCCCCCCTCGGGCAGGTGCTCGAGCAGCAGGTCGACGGCGGAGAAGACCTGGGAGAGGTCCGCGCCCCCGCCGTGGGCGGACTGGGGGGTGCCCACGGCGATGAAGTGGACATCGGCCAGGGCCAGGTCCTCGGTGGTGGGCTCCGCGGTGAAGCGCAGGCGATGGTCGGCGGCGCCGGGGGCCAACAGCTCGGGCAGGCCGGGCTCGTAGAAGGGGGCCTCGCCCCGGGCCAGGGTGCTTGCGCGGTGGGGGTCGGTGTCGATGCCCAGAACGTCATGGCCCAGGTGAGCCATGGCCGCCGCGTGGACGGCTCCGAGGTATCCGCATCCGATTACTGTCAGGCGCATGGTGCGCTCCAATCCTTGGTGGTGTTCATCATGGTGTGCTCCAGGCGTCGCTGCACCCATTGTGGGAGCCAGGCCCGGGCTGTCGGCCGGAAGGCGTGGACGAAGATGAGGCGCAGGGCCGAGGCATGGCGGTAGGCGGCAAGGCGCGCCCTGGTGGTCGGTGCCCTGGCGGCCATGTCCTCCACGAGCCCTTCGATGCGCTGATGCGCCGAGGGGGACAGGCGCCCCCGGAGGGCCATGAGCTCGACATGGCAGAGCAGGTTGCCCAGATCCAGTGCCGCCTCGGCACGGGCGGCGGTGTCCAGGTCCAGGACGGACAGGTCGGTGCCGTCCCAGAGCAGCTGCCCCTCATGAAGGTCGCGGTGAGCCAGGACCAGCTCCCCAGGGTCCTCCATGAGACTGGCGCAGGCCGTATCGACTGCTGTCTCCAGGTCCCGGGGATCCTCCACGAGCCCTGCCAGCACCCCGTGCTCCTGGGCCCGCCCCAGCCAGTGGCGCAGGACCTCGGCCTCCTGGGCCGGGCCGTGGACGGGAAGATCACCATGCGCGTCGCCAGGTGCCCTGCCGAGCGCGCCCCAGGCCTGTGCCAGGCGTCTCCAGCCGGGCAGGCCCGCGTCTCCCAGATCGCCCAGGCTGCTCCCGGGCAGGAGCTCGAAGTCGATGTGGGCATGCCCGATCTCACGGATCTCGGCGGTGCGCAGCCCCGTGGAGCACAGCGCCTGGGCCAGCTCCTGGGAGGCCGGCATGCTCGCCCGGCCGGGCCGGAGCAGCTTTCTGACCCCGCCTGGCCCCACCACAACCGCCCTGCGCCCGGCACGGTGCACCACGAGCTCACCGTCAAGGCCGGGGGTCAGTCCGGGCAGTGCCGGGTCGCGGGCGTAGTCCAGCAGGTGGGTCGCGCCGTCGGGGCCGATGGATCCCGCGCGCAGGCGACCCTCATCGTCACGGGACTCGAAGACCAGGCCGCCCTTCTTGCCGGGCCATGCCCGCTCCAGTCCGGGAACTGTGCACAGGATGCTCAGAGCGTCCACGATCCGCCCCCCTTCACGCGCCCATCGCCCCGCTCCAGGTCGGCGACCTGGGACTCCAGGCGGTCGAGCCGCGCCGAGATGGCCTCGGCCCACCGCGGATCCCCATGGCGCAGGGGCTCGGCCAGTCGGGAGAGCTCGGCCAGGCAGGTGGCCGCGCGCAGGTCCGTGATGCTGGGAGGCGCGCCGCCTGCCGCCTTATAGCCCTCCAGAAGGGCCTCGAACTCCTCATGGGCGGCCATCGCTCGGTATGAGCCCAGGTCCAGGCAGACCGGAGCCAGCCGGGCGCGGTCGAAGTCGGTGAGCCACACGCGCCCATCGGCCGGATCGCGCAGCACCTGGTCAGGCGAGGCATCGCCGTGGATCAGGGCCGGGGCGCCGGTCAGGGCGTCGGTCAGGGGACCGGCCACAGCCCGGACGCGCCTAGCCAGCTCGGGCATCAGGGGCTCCAGGATGCGCGCATGCGTGGCGGCAAGGTCCTCGGCCCTGGGTGCTCCGCGATCCAGGCGCCTGTGCACCTGGTCGGGCAACTGTCCTGCTGCGTCATGCAGGCGGGCGAAGATGGCGCCCGCCGCACGGGAGGCCTCCTGGTCGGGGCCCCGCTCCAGGTCGGTGGTGCCGCACCAGTCCTGACGGCTGTAGTGGCCGGCATCCCACCGCTCGCCCAGCTCATGGAGCCGCGGCGCGGGCAGGATCCCCTCCACGGCGCGGTGGACATCATCACCGAGGCCCCCGGATGTCGCGCGGATGCGCACAACGGTCTCGCCGTCGCGCAGCACCAGCCGCCGCGCAGGGTTGTAGCGCAGAACATCACCGGTGGCCCATCCCTCCAGCAGGCTGTGCTCAACCGCCTGCCGCAGATAGGGGGACAGCTTGGGATCGGTGTCGATGCCGCCGGACTGGAGGATGAGGCCTCCCGCCAGGTCGCGGGTGATCACCGCGGAGCCGATGCGCGCGGCCTGCTGCCGCGTCTTGGCCGCCTTGGAGGCCGAGACCGGCCACAGGACGCGGGCCCAGCCCGCAGGCCGTCCCCCGGGCCGCTCCGCCAGACCCAGCATGAGGGAGACCCCCGGCTTGACGCGCATCTGCACGGCTCGCACCGGGCGGCCGATCAGCTCGCTGAGCCGCTCGGCGTCCAGCACCTCGGTGACGGCGGCGAGAGTCGAGACGCTGCTCATGAGTCCTCCTGGGCAGTCGCGGACTGGTGGTCCTCCTGGGTGGCCGTGCGCGCCCAGTCCCGAAAGTCCTGGGAGGTCAGCAGCAGTTCCCTGGGGGCGCCATTGAGCAGAATGCGCCCATCCTGGATCCACACCACCCGGCCCGCGCGCAGGGCGGCCTGGGGCTCGTGGGTGACCGTCAGCGTGGTGCGGCCCTCCACCAGGTGGTCGACGGCGTCGAGCACCAGCGACGTCGACGCGGGGTCCAACCCGGTGGTGGCCTCGTCGAGGACCACGATCCGCGAGTCGCGCAGGAAGGCCCGGGCGATGGCCACGCGCTGGCGCTGACCGCCCGACAGGGTTCCGCCCCGCTCGCCGACCACCGTGTCATACCCGTCGGGCATGGCCGAGATGAAGTCGTGGGCGTAGGCCGCGCGGGCGGCCCGCTCAACCTCCTCATCACTGGCCCCGGGCCGGCCCAGGCGAATGTTCTCCCTGATGGTGCCGGTCAGCAGCACCGCCTCCTGATGGAGCACCGAGACCTGGGAGCGCAAATGGCTCAGCTCCAGCTCGGGCAGGGGGGTGCCGTCCAGGCTCACCGTCCCTGATGTGGGATCCATGGCCCGCACCACCAGGGAGGCCAGAGTGGACTTGCCCGACCCGGAGGGGCCCACCAGCGCCACGTGCTCCCCGGGGCGCACGGTGAGGTCAACCCCGTGGAGCACCTCAACACCCTCATAGGCCGCGCGCACCGAGGCGAAGCGGAGCATGCCGCGCACCTCGCTGGGCGCCAGCCCCGAGTGCGGGGAGACGATATCCGGCTCCACGGCCATGAGATCCGCCACCCGCTCGCCCGAGGCCGTGGCACGTGCGATGCGCCCGGTGTACTTGGCCATGTCGCGCAGTGGCTTCATCGTGGTGCGCAGGTAGGTGGTGAACAGCACCAGGTCTCCAGGGGTCATGGCCCCCTGCAGGACCCGCATCCCACCGCCGACGATGACCACCGCCGTGGCCAGGCCCACGATGACATCCGTCGAGCGCTCCAGGCGGGCGGCGATCCTCCGGGAGCGCACGCCCTCTCTCAGGGACACGGCATTGGCGCCGGTGAAGCGCTCCTGGAGCAGCGGCTCCAGCCCGTAGGCCTGGACCACCTTGATTGCGGACAGCGCCTCCTGGGCCGTATTGGCCAGGTTCCCCTCAGAGCGGCGCGAGCGCAGCGAGGCCGCCGTGATCCGCTTGGAGGACCCTTGGGAGGTCAGGGCGAACAGCGCCACCGCCACCACCACGATCATGGCCAGCAGCGGGTCAAGCACCACCATGACGATCAGCATGACCAGAAGGGTCAGCATGTTGGCGGCCAGGGGAAGGCCCGCCGTGACCGCCACCTCCTGCATGCGGTTGACATCGGCGATGAGCCGCTGAACGGTGTCAGCGCTGCGGTTGCGGGCATGGAACTGCTGGGACAGGCCCTGGACGTGCTGGAAGGCGCGGGCGCGCAGCGAGGCCGCGGTGCGCGAGCCCACCAGGGCGAAGGCCACGGTGGCCAGGTAGTTGCACAGGGCTCGCGCCGCGACGAGTCCCACCAGGACGGCGCCCATGCCCAGGAGCAGGCCCAGGGTCGCGGGCGCGGTTCCTGTCGATGAGCCCATGGAGGCCACCACGGCGTCGATGACGATCTTCAGCGGCCAGGGCTCCAGCACGCGGAAGGCCACCTCGGCCAGGAGGACCACCGTGCCGCCCACCATGAGGCGCCACTGGGGGGCGGCGTCGGGCCGCAGCAGTCGGAGGGTCTGGCGCAGCGCCGTGGGGCGGTTGCGCTCGTCGTCGGCCCTGCCCTTCGTGCGGGACCGGCCGCTTGCAGACCCCTTATCGCCCGGCGCGCCAGAGCCGCGCGCGGGTGCGTCAGTCATCAGCGACCCCCGCATGATCCAGGATCGTGCGCACCACCATCATCCACGAGTGCTGCTCGATGGCGCGCTCGCGGCTGCGCAGGCCCAGGTCGGCCCGGGCTTCCGGATCGGCTGCCAGGGCATCGATCTGCCGGGCCAGTGCCGTGGGATTGGAGGGCTCGACCAGGATGCCCACCCCGGACAGGAGCTGGGGGATCTGCCCGACGTCGGAGGCCACCACGGGCAGCCCGGCCGCCATGTACTCCAGGACCTTCAGGGGGGAGAAGTACTGCTGGTCCTGGCCGCCGAGGTCGGGGTAGGGAGCCACGCCGATCGCTGATCCGGCCAGGTGAGAGCTCATGTCCTGGGGGGCGACGGCGCCGCGGAAGTCGACCGTGAGTCCCAGGGCGGTGGCCTGGGACTCGAGCGCCTCGCGCTCAGGCCCATCGCCGATGATCCGCAGGTTCCAGTCGACTGTGGCCCGGGACGCGGCCTCGAGCAGATCGGCAACCCCGTGCCAGGGCTTGAGGGTGCCCACGAAGGTGACCACCACGGAGTCGGCCTCGTCCTGAGGGGTGATGCGACGCACTGAGACCCCGTTGGGAACGGTGTGAATGCGAGCATGAATCTCCGGGGCGCTCTCCATGCCGGCGGTGGCCTGGCGCACCCAGGACGCCACCGGGTCCGAGACGCAGATCGTGGCTGCGGCGGCGGCCGCCTGGGCGAGCAGGACCTCGTGGGCGCGCTCCTCATCGACCAGGTGGCGATGGGTGCGCTGCTCATCGATCAAAGGGGCGTTGACCTCCAGGATGCCGGGGATGCCCAGTGCCGAGGTGATCTCCGCCAGGGCCTGGCTGAACAGGGAGTAGCGCTCATAGACCAGGTCGGCCCCGGCGTCGATGACCATCTGGGCGGCCTGAGCGGCGGCAATGCCCTGGGCCCGTTCGCGCAGTGCGGGGTCCTGAGCGCCGGCGGGCAGGTGGTGGACCTCCAGGTCCGCAAGGTCATCGGGGAGGTGCTCACCGGTGCGGGCCGCGTACAGGGCCACCTCGTGGCCCAGTGCCCGCAGCTCGCGGATGACCTCCTGGATGTGGACTGAGGCCCCCTTGGTCCCGAATGCCGGGATGCCAGGGTCCATGCAGATATAGGCGACGCGCATCAGAATCCTCCCCATCGTCCGGACTGCCAGGCGGACAGGGCCGCCGCCTGGTGCCGGGAATCGAACTGCTCCTCGATCAGTGCCCGCGCCCCCTGGGACAGGGCCAGGATGTCCACGGTCCCCTCGGCGATGCTTCGCAGCGCCCGGGCGATCTCCGCGGGATCCCCCGGGGGCAGCAGCAGGCCGGTCTCACCGTCGCGCACCACCTCGGGCAGGCCCGAGACCGCGGTGGCCACCACAGGTGTGCCGCAGGCCATGGCCTCCAGGATCACCGTGGGAAGGCCATCGACATTGCCGTCGGCCGCTTCCACGCAGGGAGCCACGAAGGCGTCGGAGCGCTCCAGCAGACCACGGACCTCCTCCTGAGTCAGGGGCCCCAGAAGCCGGATCTGACCGGCCAGGCCCAAGGCCTCGATCTGAGCGGTCAGGCGCTGGCGCTCCTCGCCATCCCCGGCAATCTCCACTTGGACGGGGACGGAGGCGTCAGCCAGCAGGCGCACGGCCTCGACGAGGTCCGCGAAGCCCTTCTTGGGCACCAGGCGCCCCACGGCGCACACCTGCAGGGGCAGGGTCGGGCGGACGGGGGGCCGGTACTCGAAGCGGCTGAGCTCCAGAGCGTTGTAGCGCAGGGAGATCCTGGCGCCGCTGCCCTCGAGCTCATGGCGAAGGTGCGCCTCGTTGAACTGGCTGATGGCGATGACCCGGTCGGCGTCGGCGCAGATGCGCTTCAGCCACTGCGGGTCCACGGACTCATGGAAGATGTCCTTGGCGTGCGTGGTCACCGTGTAGGGGATCCCGGTCAGGGCCGAGGCGATCCAGGTCACCCGGCCGGCCAGGGAGGCGAAGTGCGCGTGCAGATGCGTGATGCCGTCAGCCAGCGCCTGGTGGGCCAGGGACACCGCCTGCGCGACCTCATCGCCGTTGAGATCGGCCACGACGGGCATGATCCGGGAGAAGCGCTCGCGCAGCTCCTCGGTGTCCAGGTTGGCGGACAGCTGGGCCCACATGCCCTTGGCCGTCATGGAGCGCTCCACCCAGTGGACCTGGGCGCGCACCCTGGCGATCTCGGGGTGGAAGCGGGCATCGGTGGTGGGGCGCAGCGCGTAGATGGACAGGTCATCGCCCAGCGCCTCGCGGGCCAGGATCTCGGTGACGATGAAGGTCTCGGAGAACCTGGGGTAGACCTTGAGGACGTATCCGATCCGCTTCATGCCACTCGCCCCTCGATGAGGCGCGGGCCGCGCAGCAGCTCGCGGGCCAGGCGCGGCACGGCGGCCAGTCCGTCGAGGTCGAGGTGGGCACGACTGACCTGGCGGCCCACCATCGAGGCGGCCCAGGCCCCCAGTGCCGAGGAGTCCACGTCCTGGGAGCGCATGAGATCGACGGCGCCGGCCTGCTCCAGGCCTCGGGCGCGGATGAGCTGCTCCAGGCGCGGGACCTCCCGGGGCACGATCAGCGCGGGGGTGGAGGTGGACAGGATCTCGCAGATGGTGTTGTAGCCGCCCATCGAGATGACCGCCGATGCGTCGGCCACATGCCGACTCATGCCCGGCCAGGTCCGCCGAACCAGGGTCCGGCTGCCTCCGGCGGCTGCGATGCTCAAGAACTCCTCGTCGCTGAGCTGGGGTCCGGTGACCACCACATGCTCGTGGCCGATGGGCGGCTTCATAGCCGCGGCTGCCAGGAGGAGGTCGTATCCATCCGAGCCGCCACCGGCCGTGGTTAGGACGAAGGGCGTGGTGTAGGGCTCGACCTGAGCCTCCGCCTCGCTGCGACCGTGGGCCAGGTAGCCGGTGAAGCGGATGCGGTCGATGAGACCGGTGGGCGCCTCACCGGTGTCCACCAGGTCATGGACTGCCGGGTCGCCGTAGACCCACACGTGATCGACGAGCTCTCGCAGCAGCTCGGTCGAGCCCAGGGCGCTCCACTCGCGGGCCAGGGCGTCAGGGGTGTCGAGGACCTCGCGCAGGCCGAGGACCACCTTGGCGCGCGGGTGCCTGCGCTTGAGGCTGCGAAGCGGATCGCGCAGTTCCTGGCGCACACCGTAGGGGTGGCGGTCGACGATGAGCAGGTCCGGGGCGAAGGAGGACAGGGCGGCGTCCAGGAGGCTGGAGCGCATGAGGCCGAGCTCGGTGCGCGAGACCCCCAGCCTGCGAGGCTCGTAGCCATCGGCCCCCTTGGCCACTCCGGGCAGGACCAGCCAGTCGAAGCCCTCGGGCAGGTCGAATCCCTCCCCGGGGGCCAGCCCGGTGATGACCATGCCGGTGACCGGGGCACCGGTCAGCGAGGGCAGGCCCTGGGCCAGGTGGTGGGCCAGCGCCAGGTTGCGGCGCAGATGCCCCAGGCCCTGGGCATCGTGACTGTAGAGCATCACTCTGATGGGAGCGGCGGTCATGGGACCTCCCCTTCCTGGTCGCTGTCATGAGACTGGCCCGGACTGGGCCAGACTCAAGCCTGGAGGGCCAGAAATAGGCGGCCATGAGGAGGAGATGAGAGAACTCTAAACTAGATGAGGGCGGCCAGGATCGGGGCGCCGGGCCTGCGCTGGGCCCGCGCTGCGGCCCTCACGCGGTCCTCACACGAGGCGGACCTCCAGGCCCGCTCGCTGCAGTCTCTCGATCACGGCGGGGTCAGCGCCGTCGTCGGTGATGAGCAGATCGATCTGATCGAGGCGGCTGATCAGCGCGAAGGCGGAGGCGCCCAGCTTGGTGTGGTCGCAGACCGCCACCACGCGTCGCGCGGCCCGCACCAGGGCGGCATTGACCGCGGCCAGTGACTCGTGCGGGGTGTAGGTGCCGTGCTCGTCGATGCCCTCGACGCCGAGGAAGAGGGTGCCGATGGTGATGGAGGGCAGGATGAGCTCGGACAGGGGGCCGGTCAGCTCAAAGGAGTGGGCCCGGGCCGCCCCGCCGGTGACCACCACGCGCACGCACTGGCGCACGGCGAGCTCGCTGGCGATGTTGATCGCATTAGTGGTGACTGTCACAGGGGTCTCGGGGTCGGTGAGCTCGGGGAGGAGCGCGATCTCTCGGGCGATCTCGGTGGTGGTGGTGCCCCCGTTGAGGCCCACGCTGTCGCCGGGGGACACCATGGCGGCCGCGGCCCGGGCGATGCGGGTCTTCTCCCTGGCCATGCGGGAGGGGCGGTAGCGCAGGGGCAGCTCGCCGGAGGTGGGGTTGGCGCTGGCGCCCCCGCGGGTGCGGGTCACCAGTTGCTGGTCTGCCAGAAGGTCCAGGTCGCGCCGGGCGGTGGCCGCTGAGACGCCCAGGCGGGTGATGATGTCATCGATGTGGACACTGCCCTCCTCGACGACAATGCCCAGGATGGCGGACAGACGCTCGTGGCGGGACATCGGGGTCCTCCTGCATGGTGGTTGCGCTGGGGAAGCCTGCCGGGCGGCGCTGCACGGCGGGCAGAGGGAAGCATAGAGCATAGAGCGGAGCCGGCTGCGGCGCGCACGGGCCGGCAGCGGCAATGGCCCGCCGAAGCAGGATCGTGTGCGCACGCGCACAGTGCCATCAAGGCGCTCAGGATTCGCTGCGGGCGTTGCGCAGGCCCACGCATGTGGCCATACATGGCAGTATGTTCAATGTCTGCATGCATCGGCACCATCGGAGGGACCTGACGTGACCGCCAGTCATGGAACGAGGCGCACGGCGTGAGCGCACCTGCACGCCCGCTGCGCATCGGCATCATGGGCGGAACCTTTGATCCCATCCACCACGGGCACCTCGTGGCGGCCAGTGAGGTTCAAAGCGTTTTCGAGCTTGACGAGGTCATCT
This genomic interval carries:
- a CDS encoding glycosyltransferase family 4 protein gives rise to the protein MRVAYICMDPGIPAFGTKGASVHIQEVIRELRALGHEVALYAARTGEHLPDDLADLEVHHLPAGAQDPALRERAQGIAAAQAAQMVIDAGADLVYERYSLFSQALAEITSALGIPGILEVNAPLIDEQRTHRHLVDEERAHEVLLAQAAAAAATICVSDPVASWVRQATAGMESAPEIHARIHTVPNGVSVRRITPQDEADSVVVTFVGTLKPWHGVADLLEAASRATVDWNLRIIGDGPEREALESQATALGLTVDFRGAVAPQDMSSHLAGSAIGVAPYPDLGGQDQQYFSPLKVLEYMAAGLPVVASDVGQIPQLLSGVGILVEPSNPTALARQIDALAADPEARADLGLRSRERAIEQHSWMMVVRTILDHAGVADD
- a CDS encoding UDP-glucose dehydrogenase family protein, which encodes MRLTVIGCGYLGAVHAAAMAHLGHDVLGIDTDPHRASTLARGEAPFYEPGLPELLAPGAADHRLRFTAEPTTEDLALADVHFIAVGTPQSAHGGGADLSQVFSAVDLLLEHLPEGGSPLVVGKSTVPVGTAREVARRLAGRAHVVWNPEFLREGLAVKDTLHPDRIVYGLPDDPDQARAACQSLDTVYAELLAEGIPRITMDYATAELVKTAANSFLATKISFINAMSAMCEAAGADVTVLAQALGHDQRIGHRFLQAGVGFGGGCLPKDIRALRASAVSMGVDALADLLAQVDAINQAQREHIVELAVQHAQGGPEGVKGMEGMEGMAVTILGAAFKPNSDDRRDSPALDVADRLAQLGATVTICDPKALDGVAQSHPGLLPQVDVEEALKGAELVLLLTEWQQFVELDPARAAELVARPIIIDGRNALDPQAWRAAGWSYTGMGR
- a CDS encoding glycosyltransferase gives rise to the protein MKRIGYVLKVYPRFSETFIVTEILAREALGDDLSIYALRPTTDARFHPEIARVRAQVHWVERSMTAKGMWAQLSANLDTEELRERFSRIMPVVADLNGDEVAQAVSLAHQALADGITHLHAHFASLAGRVTWIASALTGIPYTVTTHAKDIFHESVDPQWLKRICADADRVIAISQFNEAHLRHELEGSGARISLRYNALELSRFEYRPPVRPTLPLQVCAVGRLVPKKGFADLVEAVRLLADASVPVQVEIAGDGEERQRLTAQIEALGLAGQIRLLGPLTQEEVRGLLERSDAFVAPCVEAADGNVDGLPTVILEAMACGTPVVATAVSGLPEVVRDGETGLLLPPGDPAEIARALRSIAEGTVDILALSQGARALIEEQFDSRHQAAALSAWQSGRWGGF
- a CDS encoding phosphotransferase gives rise to the protein MDALSILCTVPGLERAWPGKKGGLVFESRDDEGRLRAGSIGPDGATHLLDYARDPALPGLTPGLDGELVVHRAGRRAVVVGPGGVRKLLRPGRASMPASQELAQALCSTGLRTAEIREIGHAHIDFELLPGSSLGDLGDAGLPGWRRLAQAWGALGRAPGDAHGDLPVHGPAQEAEVLRHWLGRAQEHGVLAGLVEDPRDLETAVDTACASLMEDPGELVLAHRDLHEGQLLWDGTDLSVLDLDTAARAEAALDLGNLLCHVELMALRGRLSPSAHQRIEGLVEDMAARAPTTRARLAAYRHASALRLIFVHAFRPTARAWLPQWVQRRLEHTMMNTTKDWSAPCA
- a CDS encoding ABC transporter ATP-binding protein, yielding MRQTLRLLRPDAAPQWRLMVGGTVVLLAEVAFRVLEPWPLKIVIDAVVASMGSSTGTAPATLGLLLGMGAVLVGLVAARALCNYLATVAFALVGSRTAASLRARAFQHVQGLSQQFHARNRSADTVQRLIADVNRMQEVAVTAGLPLAANMLTLLVMLIVMVVLDPLLAMIVVVAVALFALTSQGSSKRITAASLRSRRSEGNLANTAQEALSAIKVVQAYGLEPLLQERFTGANAVSLREGVRSRRIAARLERSTDVIVGLATAVVIVGGGMRVLQGAMTPGDLVLFTTYLRTTMKPLRDMAKYTGRIARATASGERVADLMAVEPDIVSPHSGLAPSEVRGMLRFASVRAAYEGVEVLHGVDLTVRPGEHVALVGPSGSGKSTLASLVVRAMDPTSGTVSLDGTPLPELELSHLRSQVSVLHQEAVLLTGTIRENIRLGRPGASDEEVERAARAAYAHDFISAMPDGYDTVVGERGGTLSGGQRQRVAIARAFLRDSRIVVLDEATTGLDPASTSLVLDAVDHLVEGRTTLTVTHEPQAALRAGRVVWIQDGRILLNGAPRELLLTSQDFRDWARTATQEDHQSATAQEDS
- a CDS encoding phosphotransferase family protein, which encodes MSSVSTLAAVTEVLDAERLSELIGRPVRAVQMRVKPGVSLMLGLAERPGGRPAGWARVLWPVSASKAAKTRQQAARIGSAVITRDLAGGLILQSGGIDTDPKLSPYLRQAVEHSLLEGWATGDVLRYNPARRLVLRDGETVVRIRATSGGLGDDVHRAVEGILPAPRLHELGERWDAGHYSRQDWCGTTDLERGPDQEASRAAGAIFARLHDAAGQLPDQVHRRLDRGAPRAEDLAATHARILEPLMPELARRVRAVAGPLTDALTGAPALIHGDASPDQVLRDPADGRVWLTDFDRARLAPVCLDLGSYRAMAAHEEFEALLEGYKAAGGAPPSITDLRAATCLAELSRLAEPLRHGDPRWAEAISARLDRLESQVADLERGDGRVKGGGSWTL
- a CDS encoding DeoR/GlpR family DNA-binding transcription regulator — its product is MSRHERLSAILGIVVEEGSVHIDDIITRLGVSAATARRDLDLLADQQLVTRTRGGASANPTSGELPLRYRPSRMAREKTRIARAAAAMVSPGDSVGLNGGTTTTEIAREIALLPELTDPETPVTVTTNAINIASELAVRQCVRVVVTGGAARAHSFELTGPLSELILPSITIGTLFLGVEGIDEHGTYTPHESLAAVNAALVRAARRVVAVCDHTKLGASAFALISRLDQIDLLITDDGADPAVIERLQRAGLEVRLV
- a CDS encoding glycosyltransferase family protein, encoding MTAAPIRVMLYSHDAQGLGHLRRNLALAHHLAQGLPSLTGAPVTGMVITGLAPGEGFDLPEGFDWLVLPGVAKGADGYEPRRLGVSRTELGLMRSSLLDAALSSFAPDLLIVDRHPYGVRQELRDPLRSLKRRHPRAKVVLGLREVLDTPDALAREWSALGSTELLRELVDHVWVYGDPAVHDLVDTGEAPTGLIDRIRFTGYLAHGRSEAEAQVEPYTTPFVLTTAGGGSDGYDLLLAAAAMKPPIGHEHVVVTGPQLSDEEFLSIAAAGGSRTLVRRTWPGMSRHVADASAVISMGGYNTICEILSTSTPALIVPREVPRLEQLIRARGLEQAGAVDLMRSQDVDSSALGAWAASMVGRQVSRAHLDLDGLAAVPRLARELLRGPRLIEGRVA
- a CDS encoding sensor histidine kinase, with amino-acid sequence MRAEQIAPTFTVGTRVMAAIILVATIALAMSGTIVWLLGQSSLRAEIDEQLERNRNRFRVLATQGVDPSTGARFTNASQVVYTHIQRAVIHPGESELGFVGREVKWRPAENTTLRPDQDAQLVEALEPHVVADESVITTMETDKGSYRVMVVPLRDGRAQAALVHIIDLDAAGQELRRTMLLYAASAVFTIALVSALSWFGVERLLRPIGELRRATESIGDNDLTSRVPVRGRDDLSVLAQTINWMLDRVQRSVEAERSLLDDIGHELRTPITIIRGHLELLDPQDAEDVTQTQTLAIEELDRMGILVNDLLLLAKSTGADLIIPEEVDVEDLTLGVFDKAQALGDRRWELQETATATCRVDRLRLTQAWLQLAANAVKYSDPGTRIAMGSRIDNDELLLWVTDEGIGIAEKDLDLVRTRFGRSADAERKAHGTGLGLSIVESIIGAHQGTLDIASQPSAGSTFTLRMPCGGIGR